Below is a genomic region from candidate division KSB1 bacterium.
TAGGCTTGTGCTTGCCGCGCAGCACTGCCGCGATGCGACTTGCCAGACGCCCGAGGATCTGGTCGGTGGCGTCCACCACATACCACTTTTGTTGCACGTCCTTCTGTTTCGGCACAAAGGTCTTCAAGACTCACTACCTCCTCTCAATCCGGAAAGCTGTAAAAGGTATAAAAGACATGCTAAAGAAGCAAGCGTTTTTTTGCCGTTTACGCTGGTTCCCTGGTCCTTTGCTCTGGTTACCGTACCGCGCGCCAGTATAGCCCTCGGTTTACTAATGCAAATACCCGTCCCCGCAGCTTCCATCCCGCAAAGGGCGTATTGCGGCACTTGGACTCAAGGCGGCTGGTGTCCACAACCCACTCCGCGTGCGGATCGATAAACGTGAGATTTGCCCTCGCCCCCTTCTCCACTTTCAGCTGCTCCAGGCCCAGTACCTGGCGGGGACCGGCGCTCATGGCCCGCAGGGCCTGCGCCAAAGTGAGTACCTGGCGGCCCACCAGCTCGCGCAGCACCAGGGCCAAGCTTGTTTCCAGCCCAATAATGCCGAATGGTGCCGCCGCGTACTCCACGTCCTTCTCTTCCACGGCGTGGGGTGCGTGGTCAGAGGCGATTACCTGGATGGTGCCGTCGCGCAGCCCTGCACGCAGGGCCTCCACATCAGCGGCTGTGCGCAAGGGCGGATTCATCTTGGTGTTGGTGTCGAATCCCACCACTGCCTGGTCAGTCAGAATCAGATGGTGAGGCGTGACCTCGCAGGTCACCTGCACCCCTTCGGCGCGTGCCCGTCGGATGAGCTCCACCGAGCCGGCGGTGGAGACGTGCGCCACATGGAGCCTGCCGCCAGTGTATTTGGCCAAGGCGAGGTCGCGGGCCACGATAATCTCCTCGGCAACTGCAGGCATCCCGGGGAGCCCCAGATTGGTGGACACAAAGCCCTCGTTCATCGCGCCGCCGGCTGTCAAGCTGCGTTCCTCGCAGTGGTCGATGACCGGGCGGCCGAACATCTTTGCATATTCCAGGGCACGGCGCATCACCGCCGCATTGTGCACCGGGTCGCCATCGTCAGAAAAGGCCACGGCACCGGCATCTACCAGCTCGCCCATCTCGGCGATCTCCTCACCCTTGCGCCCCTTGGACACCGCGGCAATGGGAAACAGCTCCACAAGCTGACCGCGCGCCCGATCGCGGAGAAAATCCAGCACCTCGCGTTTGTCCGCAGGAGGCTCGGTGTTGGGCATCGGACAGATCGCAGTGAAGCCACCCGCCATGGCTGCCCGGCAGCCGCTCTCCACGGTCTCCTCATCCTCGCGCCCGGGCTCCCGCAGGTGGACGTGCATGTCCATCAACCCCGGCACTACGACCGTGCCGCTGGCATCGATGAGCTCGCCGTCAAAGGATGGGATATCTAACTTGCCCAGCTCCGCAATCACTCCATCGACGATGAGCAGATCGGCGGGCGACTCCTTGCCGCTTTCCAGGTCCAAGAGTGTCGCCCCCTTGAACAGCACTTTGTGCGCAGGTTTAGGCTGGTTCACGGTGTGCCTCTCGCTGTCATGACCCTTCCAGCGCCCCCTGTGCGCCGGCCAGCAGGTAGAGCACGGCCATGCGCACAGCCACGCCGTTGGTCACCTGATCAAGGATCACGGAAAACTCGCTATCCGCCAGGTCGCTCTCAATCTCCACGCCCCGGTTGATGGGACCGGGGTGGAGGATGGTGATCTCCTTCTTGGCCCGCTCCAGCCGGCGCCGGGTGACTCCAAAGCGGGCGTGATACTCTCGCAGCGAAGGGAAAAGTCCTGCCGCTTGCCGCTCCCGCTGAATGCGCAGCACGTTCAGCGCGTCGGCCCAGGAGATGGCCTCATCCAGGTCATGGGTCACCGGCACGCCCCAGCGCTCTGCCTCAACGGGCATGAGGGTGGAGGGCCCGCACAGCAAGACCTCCGCGCCCATGGTGCGCAGCCCGTGCAAATTGGAGCGCGCCACGCGACTGTGTTCGATGTCGCCCACAATGGCCACCTTCAGCCCCTCCAAGCGGCCGAACTTGTGGCGCAGGGTCATCATGTCCAAGAGCCCCTGGGTGGGATGCTCATGGCACCCATCCCCGGCATTGATCACCGACGCCTCCAGGCACCGGCTGAGAAAGTGGGGGGCGCCCGCGGCGCTGTGACGAATCACCACCATGTCCACCTTCATGGCCTGGATGTTGCGCGCCGTGTCCTTTAGCGTCTCTCCTTTGAGTACTGAGGAGGTAGCCGCCGAAAAGCTGACCAGGTCGGCCGAGAGCCGCTTTTCTGCCAGCTCGAATGACAGGCGCGTGCGCGTGGAGGGCTCGAAGAACACGTTTGCCACGGTGACGGCGCGCAGCGTGGGCACCTTGGGGATCGGGCGCTCCAACACCTCACGGAAAGCCTCGGCAGTGTCCAGAATGAGGCTGAGCTCCTCGCGGGTCATCCCCTCCAATTCCAGGAGGTGCTTGCGGCGGAACTCCATCTACTTGTCCTCCTCAGCCGCGACCAGAAGTACGCAGTCTCGACCGTCCTCCTCCTTCAGCCGCACCTGCACTTCCTCGCCGATGGAGGTGGGCACGTTCTTGCCCACATAGTCGGCGCGGATGGGCAGCTCGCGGTGCCCACGGTCCACCAGCACTGCCAGCTGCACCGTCGCCGGTCGGCCAAAGTCCATGAGCGCGTCCAGGGCCGCGCGCGCCGTGCGGCCGGTGTAGAGCACGTCGTCCACCAGCACGACGTTCATATCGTCGATTTCAAAGGGAATATCGGTGCCCCGCACCATAGGAATCTTGCGGCGAAAGTCGTCCCGGTACATGGTGATGTCCAGTGTACCCAAGGGGATCCGCTTGCCCTCCAAGGCCTCGATCTTGCGCACGATCCGCGCCGCCAATGGGGCGCCCCGCGTGCGGATGCCCACCACGGCAAG
It encodes:
- a CDS encoding dihydroorotase, with amino-acid sequence MNQPKPAHKVLFKGATLLDLESGKESPADLLIVDGVIAELGKLDIPSFDGELIDASGTVVVPGLMDMHVHLREPGREDEETVESGCRAAMAGGFTAICPMPNTEPPADKREVLDFLRDRARGQLVELFPIAAVSKGRKGEEIAEMGELVDAGAVAFSDDGDPVHNAAVMRRALEYAKMFGRPVIDHCEERSLTAGGAMNEGFVSTNLGLPGMPAVAEEIIVARDLALAKYTGGRLHVAHVSTAGSVELIRRARAEGVQVTCEVTPHHLILTDQAVVGFDTNTKMNPPLRTAADVEALRAGLRDGTIQVIASDHAPHAVEEKDVEYAAAPFGIIGLETSLALVLRELVGRQVLTLAQALRAMSAGPRQVLGLEQLKVEKGARANLTFIDPHAEWVVDTSRLESKCRNTPFAGWKLRGRVFALVNRGLYWRAVR
- a CDS encoding aspartate carbamoyltransferase catalytic subunit, which translates into the protein MEFRRKHLLELEGMTREELSLILDTAEAFREVLERPIPKVPTLRAVTVANVFFEPSTRTRLSFELAEKRLSADLVSFSAATSSVLKGETLKDTARNIQAMKVDMVVIRHSAAGAPHFLSRCLEASVINAGDGCHEHPTQGLLDMMTLRHKFGRLEGLKVAIVGDIEHSRVARSNLHGLRTMGAEVLLCGPSTLMPVEAERWGVPVTHDLDEAISWADALNVLRIQRERQAAGLFPSLREYHARFGVTRRRLERAKKEITILHPGPINRGVEIESDLADSEFSVILDQVTNGVAVRMAVLYLLAGAQGALEGS
- the pyrR gene encoding bifunctional pyr operon transcriptional regulator/uracil phosphoribosyltransferase PyrR, translated to MPQQKVKAELIDEQGLERTITRLAHEILERNRGTEKLAVVGIRTRGAPLAARIVRKIEALEGKRIPLGTLDITMYRDDFRRKIPMVRGTDIPFEIDDMNVVLVDDVLYTGRTARAALDALMDFGRPATVQLAVLVDRGHRELPIRADYVGKNVPTSIGEEVQVRLKEEDGRDCVLLVAAEEDK